The following coding sequences lie in one Changpingibacter yushuensis genomic window:
- a CDS encoding TetR/AcrR family transcriptional regulator yields the protein MARPRNLEKRESIRIIAERLMMEHGYRSTSYAMIAEQASVPRAQVQYYFPKKAQIVTGLLNRALDLSIRYIDTYGLRGSDGYATLFRAGQIYFTFLFQDEQLRRLTLDVMADREISSELLFLNQRWADDFLSPNLRVEGESEEAFAMVVGGTYDLCYLHLSRGEKVDVVGTVRRMLIAFMTLTGTGAADARRVLEGAELDAKKTFDLAHKMRRELPEMPQS from the coding sequence ATGGCGCGCCCAAGAAACCTTGAGAAGCGAGAATCAATCCGCATCATTGCGGAGAGATTGATGATGGAGCACGGCTACCGCTCCACGTCATATGCCATGATCGCCGAACAAGCTTCGGTTCCTCGCGCACAGGTGCAGTATTACTTCCCAAAGAAGGCGCAGATCGTAACGGGCCTTCTCAATAGGGCGCTAGATCTTTCCATTCGTTACATTGACACATACGGTTTGCGGGGATCTGACGGCTACGCGACGCTGTTCCGAGCCGGCCAGATCTACTTCACGTTCCTGTTTCAAGATGAACAGTTGCGGCGACTCACCTTGGATGTGATGGCCGATCGCGAGATCTCTTCTGAACTCCTATTTCTCAACCAACGGTGGGCAGATGATTTCTTGAGTCCCAATCTGCGGGTTGAAGGCGAGTCTGAAGAAGCCTTCGCAATGGTCGTAGGCGGAACCTATGACCTGTGTTATCTCCACCTCAGCCGCGGTGAGAAGGTCGACGTCGTCGGCACTGTCCGGCGCATGCTGATCGCGTTCATGACGCTCACGGGCACTGGGGCTGCGGATGCCCGACGTGTACTAGAGGGCGCCGAACTGGACGCGAAGAAGACCTTTGACTTGGCACACAAGATGCGGCGAGAACTCCCGGAGATGCCGCAGTCCTGA
- a CDS encoding ATP-grasp domain-containing protein produces the protein MSAPIVTLITSADLPHLDPDEAGLPDALRERGLEPRIEVWSDPSVDWTKSSLNVMRSVRDYAKDRTAFLEWATSVPRLLNQPSVIRWNSDKHYLRELAKRGLPTIPTTWLEPEEHYSKHQVHTRFPAHGDFVVKPAVSSGGRGTGRYTATDPLSRGEAIRHAKHELDKGRSVMVQRYLSEIDRSGEISLIYLNGVPSYRVDKQAMLHPRFRAGDTVQEEVVVGTATASEAEWRWGEEIRSALHSYIADESGRDELLLYNRVDLVRGGPDDEHEFYVLEVSLIDGSLYLSADPSHMAKFADAVAMRAFW, from the coding sequence ATGTCTGCTCCAATCGTGACGCTCATTACAAGCGCCGATCTTCCGCACCTTGATCCTGACGAAGCCGGTTTGCCCGATGCGCTGCGAGAACGCGGCCTCGAGCCACGGATCGAAGTCTGGAGTGACCCCTCGGTTGATTGGACCAAATCGTCCCTCAACGTCATGCGATCCGTACGCGATTACGCCAAGGATCGCACCGCCTTCCTGGAATGGGCAACATCGGTTCCGCGGCTCCTTAATCAGCCATCGGTGATCAGGTGGAACTCTGACAAGCATTACCTGCGTGAGTTGGCCAAGCGTGGCTTGCCCACCATTCCCACCACGTGGTTGGAGCCGGAAGAGCATTACTCGAAGCATCAAGTGCACACGCGTTTCCCCGCGCACGGCGACTTCGTGGTCAAGCCAGCCGTATCATCGGGCGGGCGCGGCACCGGGCGCTACACAGCTACTGACCCCCTGTCCCGCGGCGAAGCCATTCGCCACGCGAAGCACGAACTGGACAAGGGCCGCTCCGTCATGGTGCAGCGCTACCTCTCAGAGATCGATCGCAGTGGCGAAATCTCGCTCATTTACTTGAACGGCGTTCCCTCCTACCGCGTGGACAAGCAAGCAATGCTTCATCCTCGTTTCCGAGCCGGCGATACCGTTCAAGAAGAAGTGGTTGTTGGAACAGCCACCGCTTCCGAAGCCGAATGGCGTTGGGGTGAGGAAATCCGCAGCGCCCTACACAGCTATATTGCAGACGAATCCGGCCGCGATGAACTGCTGCTGTATAACCGCGTGGACTTGGTGCGCGGTGGGCCGGACGATGAACACGAGTTCTACGTCCTGGAGGTTTCTCTCATCGACGGCTCCCTTTATCTCTCTGCAGATCCAAGCCACATGGCCAAGTTCGCCGACGCCGTCGCGATGCGCGCTTTTTGGTGA
- a CDS encoding aspartate:alanine exchanger family transporter, with protein MIEILADNPLLTLFIVVAGGAILGAFPFGKVRLGAAGALFIGLALSAAAPELGDGMAIVQSLGLALFVYTVGVGAGAAFFSQVRRQLPLMATAAVCSVLGAVVTLLFAWLLDVPRALATGLFTGALTAAPALDAASRIAGSGEPSVGYAFGYPIGVVVGILVVSMISGRAWRGEKDTPSLVGQGLTSISVCVNRHVNLRNIPEWREQRVRISYLHRGDTVRVAIPGEDLEVDDEVVIVGVPADVEAAAQHVGTILDIHLADDRSNVDFERIVVSNPDLASRTIAELNLPATYGAVVTRVKRGDLDLLARDDFALQMGDRVAVVVPRDQLDAVQDFFGDSERQVSEIDALGLGLGLVLGMFLGTVTLPMPGGAQFSLGPAAGPLIVGMMLGALRKTGPIIWTLPEAANLTIRQLGLLLFLAGLGLTAGPKFASVLTSSMAWRAGLLALVVALVSCLGVVVAGKWINKLSAPRTAGGVAGFLGQPAVLYAAESKVADERISSAYAALFAFSIVVKIILVPLVWNL; from the coding sequence ATGATCGAAATCCTGGCGGATAACCCTCTTCTCACCCTGTTCATTGTTGTTGCAGGTGGCGCGATTCTGGGCGCTTTCCCATTTGGGAAGGTGAGGTTGGGAGCCGCGGGCGCCCTGTTCATTGGTCTCGCCTTATCGGCAGCTGCTCCTGAACTGGGCGACGGCATGGCAATCGTCCAGTCGCTCGGACTCGCTTTGTTTGTATATACGGTGGGCGTGGGCGCGGGTGCGGCGTTCTTTAGTCAGGTGCGCCGCCAGCTCCCGCTCATGGCTACGGCCGCGGTCTGCTCGGTGCTTGGTGCAGTGGTGACACTCCTTTTTGCGTGGCTCCTCGATGTTCCGCGAGCGCTGGCCACCGGCTTGTTTACGGGCGCCCTCACGGCCGCTCCTGCGCTCGACGCCGCCAGCCGCATCGCTGGTTCCGGTGAACCATCGGTGGGTTATGCGTTCGGATATCCGATCGGTGTGGTGGTGGGCATCCTCGTAGTTTCGATGATTTCCGGGCGTGCCTGGCGTGGCGAAAAGGACACGCCTTCGCTGGTGGGCCAAGGCCTCACATCGATATCAGTGTGCGTGAATCGGCATGTCAATCTACGCAATATTCCCGAATGGCGGGAACAGCGGGTGCGTATTTCCTACCTTCACCGTGGCGACACTGTGCGTGTTGCTATTCCCGGTGAAGATTTGGAGGTCGACGACGAAGTCGTGATCGTAGGTGTGCCAGCCGACGTAGAAGCTGCCGCACAGCATGTGGGCACTATTCTGGATATCCACTTGGCCGATGATCGAAGCAACGTTGACTTCGAACGAATTGTCGTTTCCAACCCCGACCTTGCATCGCGGACAATTGCTGAACTGAACCTGCCTGCCACCTATGGTGCGGTCGTTACCCGGGTCAAACGCGGAGACTTGGATCTCTTGGCCCGCGACGATTTTGCATTGCAGATGGGTGACCGGGTGGCCGTCGTGGTACCACGGGACCAACTGGATGCGGTCCAAGACTTCTTTGGAGATTCGGAACGGCAGGTCTCTGAGATCGACGCTCTGGGACTCGGCTTAGGGTTGGTCTTGGGAATGTTCCTTGGGACCGTTACGTTACCGATGCCCGGTGGTGCGCAGTTCTCGCTCGGGCCAGCGGCAGGGCCATTGATCGTTGGAATGATGTTGGGCGCGCTACGCAAGACGGGCCCGATCATTTGGACGCTACCTGAAGCAGCCAACCTGACCATCCGCCAGCTCGGGCTGCTGCTCTTCTTGGCAGGACTCGGGTTGACGGCAGGGCCCAAGTTCGCCTCGGTCCTGACATCGTCGATGGCGTGGCGGGCAGGGCTCCTCGCGCTGGTGGTGGCCCTCGTTTCTTGCTTGGGCGTTGTGGTAGCCGGGAAGTGGATCAATAAGCTCTCAGCGCCGCGAACCGCAGGCGGCGTGGCGGGTTTCCTCGGTCAGCCGGCAGTATTGTATGCGGCCGAATCCAAGGTGGCCGATGAACGGATCTCTTCGGCATATGCGGCGCTATTTGCCTTTTCGATCGTCGTAAAGATCATCCTAGTTCCACTCGTCTGGAATCTCTGA
- a CDS encoding class C sortase, whose product MSVDTATTGNTVHKDRTWRFPWLPFVACLVILAGVGLFLYPHAASWFSQKEQSRVTELAQEALESPPYDDASYRDNELSLAHAYNDALASGAVYRANERLATGQGDSTALGFTYDDLLNNADHGFMGRLQYSALDIDLPIYHGTSDETLAIGVGHLEGTSLPVGGVGTRSVLTAHRGLPSATLFTHLDQAKVGDTFTISVLDQVLTYKVIEFQVIEPSETKEILADPDRDLVTLVTCTPLGINSHRILVTGERISPTPLQDVTAAQATSDLPGFPWWAVALGGSLIIAAVYIWRSGYSLGPAKPIGEDQAL is encoded by the coding sequence ATGAGTGTCGATACGGCCACAACCGGCAATACTGTTCACAAGGATCGGACATGGAGATTCCCGTGGCTACCATTCGTGGCTTGCCTCGTAATCCTGGCCGGTGTGGGTTTGTTTCTCTATCCTCATGCCGCTTCGTGGTTCTCACAGAAAGAACAGTCGCGGGTAACAGAACTTGCCCAGGAGGCGCTGGAAAGCCCTCCATACGATGACGCCTCTTATCGTGACAATGAGCTTTCGCTCGCCCACGCTTACAACGATGCGCTCGCTTCCGGTGCAGTCTACCGGGCGAACGAACGGTTAGCTACGGGCCAAGGTGATTCAACCGCCCTCGGGTTCACCTACGATGATCTGCTTAACAATGCGGACCACGGATTCATGGGCAGACTGCAGTACTCTGCGCTGGACATTGATCTGCCGATCTACCATGGCACGAGTGATGAGACTCTTGCGATAGGGGTCGGGCATTTGGAAGGCACGTCACTGCCAGTAGGTGGGGTGGGGACACGTTCGGTTCTCACAGCTCATCGCGGGCTGCCTTCCGCTACGTTGTTCACGCATTTGGATCAAGCGAAAGTGGGGGATACCTTCACTATTTCGGTCCTAGATCAAGTTCTCACCTACAAGGTCATTGAGTTCCAAGTGATTGAGCCGTCGGAAACCAAAGAGATCCTCGCGGATCCTGATCGTGACCTCGTCACGCTCGTCACCTGTACTCCTCTGGGGATCAACAGCCATCGAATCCTTGTTACGGGGGAGCGGATTTCGCCCACGCCGCTTCAAGATGTTACCGCGGCTCAGGCGACATCGGATCTACCCGGATTCCCGTGGTGGGCGGTCGCACTTGGCGGTTCACTGATCATCGCTGCCGTCTACATATGGCGTTCGGGGTACTCGCTTGGACCGGCGAAGCCCATCGGTGAGGACCAAGCTCTTTGA
- a CDS encoding SpaH/EbpB family LPXTG-anchored major pilin — protein MSTNRTRLQRFAAGVGAIAVAVTGALAMGVASADEGDKAVASNVAPGQPGAPTAGTLTINKYSGGHTATPDPDDLMDGVEFTVTRVGRLVAGVCTPIDLTVDSQWAGLTDLFDSAPAAPTGDFCPTTTTYVDETVDGQVVFDLPVGIYYVVETGDNGGNNIVSKVPNFYVSIPTSAGETADGWNYNVVADPKNQVMDAPSKVIAEQPSALVIGSTVTWTLTVPVPTLNNDEEFTEAVVKDVLDPRLAYSSSVVKINDNTISATNYVFDPTGLTWTFNDDGRELLDAAQGGTITIDLVTTVTSVGDGAIPNDDYSSTFNGTTVPGGPVPYTYWGQLKVLKADNSSPVKYLKDAEFTVYLPNAGGQCEATAPTTGAIATGVSDANGVVQWAGVTPTNVLGLWIANSNTPLTAPTKDYCLYETKAPAGHTASAAGQKVTISVGTAAVREVTVVNYKTDGPDLPLTGAQGTAAMTIGGLLLVVVGGGAIAASRRRRNSMS, from the coding sequence ATGTCCACGAACAGAACTAGGCTGCAGCGGTTTGCTGCAGGCGTAGGTGCTATCGCCGTCGCAGTGACCGGCGCACTAGCCATGGGAGTCGCTTCGGCCGACGAGGGTGACAAGGCAGTCGCCTCCAACGTCGCGCCCGGGCAGCCTGGGGCTCCAACAGCTGGAACTCTGACAATTAATAAGTACTCGGGAGGCCACACCGCCACTCCGGACCCGGATGACCTCATGGACGGAGTCGAATTCACGGTGACCCGGGTTGGACGATTGGTTGCGGGAGTGTGTACCCCGATTGATCTGACGGTCGACTCCCAGTGGGCCGGCCTCACGGACTTGTTCGATTCAGCACCAGCAGCGCCCACTGGCGACTTCTGCCCCACAACCACAACATACGTTGATGAGACAGTAGACGGTCAAGTAGTCTTCGACTTGCCAGTTGGTATCTACTACGTTGTAGAGACTGGAGACAATGGCGGAAACAACATTGTTTCGAAGGTTCCTAACTTCTACGTCTCAATCCCAACTTCCGCGGGTGAAACTGCCGATGGCTGGAACTACAACGTTGTGGCCGACCCCAAGAACCAGGTAATGGACGCGCCATCCAAGGTCATCGCTGAACAACCATCAGCCCTAGTGATTGGCAGTACCGTCACGTGGACCTTGACGGTGCCAGTTCCAACGTTGAACAACGATGAAGAGTTCACCGAAGCAGTTGTCAAGGATGTCCTAGACCCGCGGCTTGCCTATTCATCGTCCGTTGTGAAGATCAATGACAATACGATTTCGGCAACGAACTACGTGTTCGACCCAACGGGTCTCACATGGACGTTCAACGATGATGGCAGGGAGTTGCTTGATGCAGCTCAGGGCGGCACAATCACCATTGATCTGGTCACAACGGTCACATCTGTAGGTGACGGTGCGATCCCCAATGACGATTACTCGAGCACATTCAACGGCACGACGGTTCCCGGCGGGCCAGTCCCGTACACCTACTGGGGCCAGTTGAAGGTCCTCAAGGCCGATAACTCGTCGCCTGTCAAGTACCTCAAGGACGCAGAGTTCACGGTGTACTTGCCTAATGCAGGTGGCCAGTGTGAAGCAACCGCACCCACTACTGGCGCGATTGCCACGGGAGTATCCGATGCAAATGGTGTTGTGCAGTGGGCTGGTGTAACGCCAACTAACGTGCTCGGGCTGTGGATCGCGAACTCCAATACACCTCTAACTGCCCCCACGAAGGACTACTGCCTATATGAGACAAAGGCTCCGGCAGGCCACACCGCCTCCGCAGCCGGGCAAAAGGTCACTATCTCGGTTGGCACGGCCGCAGTGAGGGAAGTGACGGTAGTCAACTACAAGACCGATGGCCCAGACCTTCCTTTGACCGGCGCGCAGGGAACGGCCGCCATGACCATCGGCGGCCTCCTCCTGGTGGTTGTGGGTGGAGGAGCGATCGCGGCATCCCGTCGTCGTCGTAACTCAATGTCCTGA
- a CDS encoding DUF5979 domain-containing protein, whose protein sequence is MRKSRLLAFAVAFGMLIGLIASMVPAFGVDATSTVAAAEDSAASSELSVQDADSEGSEDATTSPTPQSTTTTTAAPEVTTPTTTPTTAPTSTATASPTPSGTQSTTAAEPDQVTAAPPDSESDLSSSDALITSDDVAITPLLAGPDGSGLTAPYVYWNVQTSSGTKVGGATVTLQGPRAGRTNWGSSISVLDNTGQAGYSGADVDTDPGEFAVMWIGSHRISDSNRYRIRQETPPASYSFTAGDDWDTISGNSNSPSAGQWNNRVHGFSSILVGQNGSYAAQCSSGYVYGVSSSGQIQQITPAGVVTNIGSSVSGANSFNGLGIGRGGDPIYGYNRSGNQADNATIYKFNTATGAWASVTSAYDTNLGNGLVTGAVDLNTSVYYFGGFTSNGSQFHLWKLVGTSVQYVGYFPTGSTATAQNGDMAFDSQGNLFVVRGSGDTTTVYSLTASDLGSATGGRITASQSASFTTESNVNGVTFDASGRGYLGTNNTVYSYTMPNWTGSTNAITSGTYSGTDLASCSSPATIEVEKVVNGRVDPSDQFKLTLRQGSTDLGTAETSGASTGVQTQRIGPLPTARGVTLTFSEVMTSGSVSSLSKYAAQWQCTVDGVAISGANGTGSSGTVTIPATGAAVLCQFTNSPLVATVHVNKLIQANDGTTSPRSGWIVGSVASATTGTVSGEPSATTQATNSSGTATWSYTFGAATGRASVVVSEQPSDGYQFVSGQCDITKANGDESTVSLSSVTSAPITGVGPGDVLDCTYVNKASPGTFAIMKAFDNSVPSGSGNSTVFTGDYSCLISGQVVATGTWTRTGTGAATLTPAAGSPAANAIPAGATCSATENQPTGSGGLPNTSYEWDTYSASAAVPISSNQTGTVTVTNKAKRIYGNFSVTKFVPVSSTVDSGMTFTGTWTCSLGNEVKTGTWGQIAAGATWTSTNADAIPLGATCSVATEVRPGSPVAGDPSYVWDGDADLGTSVAAVNTTPLKIITVTNKTTRVLGSVTWTKVDGEGITLSGSEWSVKGPGASGETVAVLDCTGAPCAGPDKDPVAGQFRMENLLWGEYTLTETRAPAGYYPADPVNFTIGEGSLDLTLEPIVNLPINGPDLPLSGGIGRDAFFIGGALVVVMGLGGMGLVRRRNRRSQV, encoded by the coding sequence TTGCGCAAATCTCGACTTTTAGCATTTGCTGTGGCGTTCGGCATGTTGATCGGCCTTATAGCGTCCATGGTTCCTGCGTTCGGAGTGGACGCAACATCAACTGTCGCTGCTGCAGAGGACTCTGCGGCATCCTCTGAGCTTTCTGTGCAGGATGCAGATTCTGAGGGATCTGAAGATGCCACCACTTCACCAACACCGCAATCCACCACAACTACAACTGCGGCGCCGGAAGTTACGACTCCAACCACAACTCCAACCACGGCCCCCACGTCGACGGCCACAGCTTCGCCGACGCCATCAGGTACGCAGAGCACCACGGCCGCAGAGCCAGATCAAGTTACCGCGGCACCGCCAGACAGCGAATCAGACCTCTCAAGCAGTGACGCGCTTATCACGTCAGACGACGTGGCAATTACTCCGTTGCTCGCAGGCCCGGATGGTTCAGGCTTGACTGCTCCCTATGTGTACTGGAATGTCCAGACGTCCAGCGGCACAAAGGTCGGTGGAGCTACGGTGACATTGCAGGGCCCGCGCGCGGGACGCACCAATTGGGGATCTTCGATATCGGTGCTGGACAACACAGGTCAAGCTGGCTACAGCGGCGCGGATGTGGACACTGATCCCGGTGAGTTTGCCGTGATGTGGATCGGCTCCCATCGAATTTCCGACTCAAATAGGTATCGGATTCGTCAAGAAACACCACCGGCAAGCTACAGCTTCACAGCGGGGGACGATTGGGATACGATCTCCGGCAACTCGAACTCGCCAAGCGCCGGTCAGTGGAATAACCGTGTTCACGGATTCAGCTCCATCCTCGTGGGCCAGAACGGAAGTTACGCCGCACAGTGCAGTTCGGGATATGTGTATGGCGTCAGTTCATCAGGTCAGATCCAACAGATCACCCCGGCTGGTGTAGTGACAAACATAGGCTCCAGCGTTTCTGGTGCCAACAGCTTTAATGGCCTCGGCATCGGCCGTGGCGGCGACCCAATCTATGGGTACAACAGGTCAGGAAATCAGGCGGATAACGCGACGATCTACAAGTTCAATACCGCGACAGGGGCATGGGCTTCCGTTACGTCGGCGTATGACACCAACCTGGGAAACGGACTTGTTACCGGAGCAGTGGACCTCAATACGAGCGTCTACTACTTCGGAGGGTTCACAAGTAACGGCTCGCAGTTCCATCTGTGGAAGCTTGTGGGCACAAGTGTTCAGTATGTGGGCTACTTTCCGACAGGATCAACGGCTACAGCCCAGAACGGCGACATGGCTTTTGACTCACAGGGAAACCTGTTTGTTGTCAGAGGAAGCGGAGACACGACTACTGTCTATAGCCTGACTGCTTCGGATCTAGGCTCGGCGACAGGGGGGCGGATAACAGCTTCTCAGTCAGCGAGTTTCACCACTGAGTCAAACGTCAACGGGGTCACCTTTGATGCTAGTGGCAGGGGTTATCTGGGGACCAATAACACTGTCTATTCATACACGATGCCCAACTGGACGGGCAGTACCAACGCGATTACGAGTGGAACTTACTCCGGAACGGATCTGGCCTCGTGCTCGTCACCGGCGACCATCGAAGTCGAAAAGGTCGTCAACGGAAGAGTCGATCCGAGTGACCAATTCAAGTTAACGCTTCGGCAGGGCAGCACCGATCTTGGTACGGCCGAAACCTCTGGTGCATCTACGGGTGTACAGACTCAGCGGATTGGACCTCTCCCGACCGCGCGGGGCGTGACTCTGACCTTCTCGGAGGTCATGACAAGCGGATCGGTATCGTCTTTGAGTAAGTACGCCGCTCAATGGCAGTGCACGGTTGATGGGGTGGCCATCAGCGGTGCCAACGGCACGGGTAGTAGTGGAACTGTGACCATTCCGGCCACGGGTGCTGCAGTTCTCTGCCAATTCACAAACTCTCCTCTGGTTGCCACTGTGCACGTGAACAAGTTGATTCAGGCGAATGACGGAACCACGTCACCACGCAGTGGCTGGATCGTGGGGTCTGTGGCATCGGCAACCACCGGGACTGTCTCTGGTGAGCCAAGTGCTACCACGCAGGCAACAAACAGTTCGGGAACGGCCACGTGGAGCTACACATTTGGTGCAGCCACAGGACGAGCTTCGGTAGTTGTCTCTGAGCAACCTAGTGATGGGTATCAGTTCGTCTCCGGCCAATGTGACATTACAAAGGCAAACGGCGACGAATCCACGGTTTCGCTCAGTTCAGTGACATCCGCTCCTATTACTGGTGTTGGACCTGGAGACGTACTTGACTGTACCTACGTCAACAAGGCGTCACCTGGAACCTTTGCCATCATGAAGGCTTTTGACAACTCGGTGCCGTCAGGTTCAGGCAACTCTACGGTTTTCACGGGAGACTACAGCTGCCTCATCTCTGGCCAGGTCGTTGCAACCGGAACATGGACAAGGACCGGCACGGGTGCGGCGACGCTTACACCCGCGGCGGGATCGCCAGCGGCCAACGCTATTCCGGCCGGAGCAACTTGTTCAGCCACTGAGAATCAGCCTACGGGCAGCGGCGGATTGCCGAACACCTCGTACGAATGGGATACCTACTCCGCGAGTGCCGCAGTCCCTATTTCTTCCAACCAAACTGGCACAGTAACTGTCACAAACAAGGCCAAGCGGATCTATGGCAACTTCTCCGTGACGAAGTTCGTGCCGGTAAGCAGCACTGTCGACAGCGGAATGACGTTCACGGGTACGTGGACGTGCAGCCTTGGTAATGAAGTCAAGACAGGAACCTGGGGCCAGATCGCCGCGGGTGCCACGTGGACATCAACCAACGCAGATGCGATTCCACTTGGCGCCACGTGTTCTGTAGCTACTGAGGTTCGCCCCGGTTCTCCTGTTGCTGGGGACCCGTCATATGTGTGGGACGGTGATGCAGACCTTGGTACGTCTGTAGCTGCAGTCAACACCACTCCGCTCAAGATCATCACAGTCACGAATAAGACGACTCGCGTTCTGGGTTCTGTCACGTGGACCAAGGTCGACGGCGAGGGCATCACGCTTAGTGGCTCTGAATGGTCAGTGAAGGGGCCGGGTGCTTCGGGTGAGACTGTCGCAGTCCTTGATTGCACAGGTGCTCCGTGTGCCGGGCCAGACAAGGATCCCGTGGCAGGGCAGTTCCGCATGGAGAACCTCTTGTGGGGCGAATACACCCTGACTGAAACAAGGGCACCGGCGGGCTACTACCCGGCTGATCCAGTCAACTTCACGATCGGGGAAGGTTCCCTCGATCTCACGCTTGAACCAATTGTCAACCTTCCGATTAACGGTCCGGACCTGCCCCTCTCGGGCGGAATCGGACGTGACGCATTCTTCATCGGTGGAGCTCTCGTCGTCGTGATGGGGCTGGGTGGTATGGGCCTCGTGCGCCGCCGCAATCGCCGTTCGCAGGTTTGA
- a CDS encoding IS1249 family transposase translates to MPAYGCVGRQRSTRPCSICACGPVLKNGYRNGRIRYRCATCGQDPHRLSAGRPDITDTAVLTRFLEYVTGTSTQAHMTGTSLRTQRRDWQWCWSIPTPQVEPTGEVYSQVFIDGIYLPYGWCLLIARSQSHVVTWQWTTRETKAAYMALLDQIAPPCLVTTDGAGGALKALHDLWPDTPVQRCLVHVHRNNLRDLTHRPATPAGKALYGLSIRLLKVKTRQEAAAWSGLLVQLHTQYQAYFTERTWARDVPASQRREGRTWWYTHERDRRVYHRLARLQQEGSLFAFLDFDPPQERTTNPVESINSRIRALTYAHRGMTETHMQAMINWYLHSTTENPQSASHILREWNTAGRPQRRTIPKRKTKAKLKPTVGDMPVHYDTALTKEEGLWPRKGWAGRSH, encoded by the coding sequence ATGCCTGCATATGGGTGTGTGGGAAGACAACGATCAACACGACCCTGCTCCATCTGCGCGTGTGGCCCAGTCCTGAAGAATGGGTACCGCAACGGAAGAATCCGATACCGGTGCGCGACCTGCGGCCAAGATCCACACCGCCTCAGTGCTGGACGGCCAGATATTACCGACACAGCTGTTCTGACCCGATTCCTTGAATATGTGACGGGCACCAGCACACAGGCACACATGACTGGCACCAGCCTGAGAACTCAGCGCCGTGACTGGCAATGGTGCTGGAGCATTCCTACTCCGCAGGTAGAACCAACAGGCGAGGTCTACTCCCAAGTCTTCATTGACGGCATCTACCTTCCCTACGGCTGGTGCCTGCTGATCGCTCGTAGCCAGAGTCATGTTGTTACCTGGCAGTGGACGACACGCGAAACGAAAGCCGCCTACATGGCGTTACTGGACCAGATCGCTCCTCCCTGTCTTGTCACCACCGACGGGGCCGGTGGAGCCCTGAAAGCCCTCCATGACCTGTGGCCTGATACTCCTGTTCAACGCTGCCTGGTCCATGTTCACCGCAACAACCTACGCGATCTGACCCACCGTCCTGCCACCCCTGCAGGGAAAGCTCTTTATGGCTTATCCATCCGACTCTTGAAAGTCAAAACCCGGCAGGAAGCAGCGGCTTGGTCTGGTCTGCTTGTCCAGCTCCACACCCAGTACCAGGCCTATTTCACGGAACGAACCTGGGCCCGTGATGTCCCGGCCTCCCAGCGTCGGGAAGGGCGAACATGGTGGTACACCCATGAACGTGACAGGCGTGTCTACCACCGCCTGGCACGCCTCCAACAAGAGGGAAGCCTCTTCGCCTTCCTCGACTTCGACCCGCCACAGGAACGCACCACGAACCCTGTCGAATCAATCAACTCACGCATCCGCGCACTCACCTACGCACATCGGGGAATGACGGAAACACACATGCAAGCAATGATCAACTGGTACCTGCATTCCACAACCGAAAACCCTCAATCAGCCAGCCACATACTCCGAGAATGGAACACAGCTGGCAGGCCACAACGCCGCACAATCCCAAAGAGAAAGACCAAAGCCAAACTCAAACCCACCGTCGGGGACATGCCCGTCCACTACGACACCGCACTCACCAAAGAAGAAGGCCTCTGGCCCCGAAAAGGCTGGGCAGGACGATCACACTAA